In the Symphalangus syndactylus isolate Jambi chromosome Y, NHGRI_mSymSyn1-v2.1_pri, whole genome shotgun sequence genome, one interval contains:
- the LOC129476742 gene encoding LOW QUALITY PROTEIN: testis-specific Y-encoded protein 3-like (The sequence of the model RefSeq protein was modified relative to this genomic sequence to represent the inferred CDS: inserted 1 base in 1 codon) gives MRPEGPLTHGCNKARXQGSCGLGPAAQASVSGSAEEGTVFRMEALQEGAAGVESEQAALGEEAVLVLDDIMAEVEVVAQEEGLVERQEEAQRAQPGAGPMTPASALEELLAVQVELEPVNAQAGKAFSRQREKMERRRKPHLDRRGAIIQSVPGFWANVIANHPQMSALITEQDEDMLSYMINLEVEEVKHPVHLCKIMLFFQSNPYFQNKVITKEYLVNITEYRASHSTPIQWYPDYEVEAYRRRHHDSSLNFFNWLSDHNFAGSNRIAEILCKDVWRNPLQYYQRMKPPEEGTEISGDSQMLS, from the exons ATGCGTCCTGAGGGCCCGCTGACCCACGGGTGCAATAAAGCCC GGCAGGGTTCCTGTGGCTTGGGTCCGGCAGCACAGGCCTCGGTCAGTGGGAGTGCGGAGGAGGGCACCGTCTTCAGGATGGAGGCTCTACAGGAGGGGGCGGCCGGGGTGGAGAGTGAGCAGGCGGCTTTGGGGGAGGAGGCGGTGCTGGTGTTGGACGACATCATggcggaggtggaggtggtggcccAGGAGGAGGGCCTCGTGGAGCGGCAGGAGGAGGCCCAGCGGGCACAGCCTGGCGCTGGGCCCATGACCCCAGCGTCTGCACTGGAGGAGCTGCTGGCCGTTCAGGTGGAGCTGGAGCCGGTTAATGCCCAAGCCGGGAAGGCCTTTTCTCGGCAGAGGGAAAAGATGGAGCGGAGGCGCAAGCCCCACCTCGACCGCAGAGGCGCTATCATCCAGAGCGTCCCTGGCTTCTGGGCCAATGTT ATTGCAAACCACCCCCAGATGTCAGCCCTGATCACTGAGCAAGATGAAGACATGCTGAGCTACATGATCAACTTGGAG GTGGAAGAAGTGAAGCATCCCGTTCATCTCTGCAAGATCATGTTGTTCTTTCAGAGTAACCCCTATTTCCAGAATAAAGTGATTACCAAGGAATATCTCGTGAACATCACAG AATACAGGGCTTCTCATTCCACTCCAATTCAGTGGTATCCGGATTATGAAGTTGAGGCCTATCGCCGCAGACACCACGACAGCAGCCTTAACTTCTTCAACTGGCTTTCTGACCACAACTTCGCAGGGTCTAATAGGATTGCTGAG ATCCTATGTAAGGACGTGTGGCGCAATCCCCTGCAATACTACCAGAGGATGAAGCCACCTGAAGAGGGAACAGAGATTTCAG GGGACTCCCAGATGCTGAGTTGA